In Lactococcus protaetiae, the genomic window TGGGACAGGCAATAATTCCATTATGTCCATCCAATGCGTGGGCATTGACTTCTGGCACAACTAATGGCACATTGGGATTTTGACGGAAAAATGATGTATTATCTACCACCACAGCGCCTGCTTTTACAGCATATGGAGCAAATTTTGCTGATACTGAACCTCCTGCAGAGAAAAGGGCAATATCAATCCCTTCAAAACTGTCTTCTGTTAGCTCTTCAACAACGAGTTCTTGATCTTTGTATTCCACAATTTTTCCTGCTGAACGCTTGCTTGCCAAAGCACGAACAGTTTCAATAGGAAGGGTTGATTGCGCTAATTGTTCAAGCATCCGAGTGCCGACAGCTCCAGTAGCTCCGACAACTGCAATATTATATTGTGTCATAATTGTCTATCCTTTTTTAGTAAATTAACATTATTATAACGCTTTTGAGTGCTCAGAGCAAGAAAAAATTTACTGACAGGTTTCTGTCAGTAAACTAGCTCCACTAAAAAAACAGTCGCTCAGAGGACTAACGCTAATTTTATACTAACTCACCTAACAATCTATTGAGTAAAATGATCAAATGAAGTCAAGATTTATTCAGCGGGAGTTTCGTAAAATATTTGTCCGTTTTCTCTAGTCGCTATCTTCGCTGCCCATTCGTAGAACGGCGTGCGAAGCACGTAGCACCGTAGTGAACCATTTCGCCTTGTTGCTTCAGCAGATTGCGATTTGAACTTGCCACTTTAGTGGCTTAGTGAAATCGACAGCGGAGCAAAGCGGAGATAGATCGAATGCCTCTATCGTTGTCAGCTCTGCTGACTTACGAATAGAGGACAAATGTTCTACGGATACCTGTGGTGCATCGACAGCGTAGCCCATAAGGAGGAGATAGCACGCACTTGTTTTGATAAACTATAGGTATACTTAACCACAACCTTGAAAGTAGCCTCATGTACTTACTGTGATTCTGTCAGTCATCTATTTTCTGTCAGCACACTTACAAGTATTTTTTTAGGAAATCTTTCACTTTTTCACGATAAATTTCTGGCGCTGTTTCATAGGCGATGGCGTGTCCTGCATTTTCTATCAAAAGTAATTCTTTTTGCGCTGACGTTGCTGCAAAATTGCGATGTACCATTTCTGTTGGGACAAAGACATCTTTTTCTCCATGAATAAACAAAAATGGTCGTGTATTTTTTTCTAATTGCTTTACTGCCGAGGCTTCTTTATAGTCATAACTAGCAAAGATTTTTGACCAAAATGACAACAAATGAACAAGCGGAAAAGCAGGCAAGTGAAAATCATGTTTGGCTTTAAAGGCAATTTCATTCCAAAGATTATCATAACCACAGTCAGCAATGAAACATTTCACTTGCTCGGGCAAGGACTCACCTGACACCATCATCGCTGAGGCAGCTCCCATCGAAACACCAAACATCGCAACTTTAACCGACGAATCTTGCTCAATTAATTGGTTCATCCATCTGAGATAGTCATCTCGGTCAAGCCAACCAAAACCTATAAAATGTCCCGCAGCCTCCGCACTCGCACGGTATGCAGGAATTAACACATTATATCCTAACTGATGAAAAAGCCAACCATAAGCCGCAAATCGCGCACGAATTGAATGGTAGCCATCAGCAACAATCACGGTTTTCTCTGTTTTAACCTCAGCCGGTAGATACCACGCATACAACTTCAGTCCGTCCTGAGTGCGGATGCTCCATTCTTCCAAATCAGAAGCAAGAAATTTTTCACTATCCTGATACAGATGATGGTCAGGCTTTAGTGAAGCAATCACTCGCCTACTTTTATGCTCCACCACAAAAAAAGTAATCAACGAAAATAGCAAAAACAACAAAAGTATAATTAGCAAAATCCATAACATTATCATATCTTGATTATAACAAATCTACTCATTTTTATACTTCGATACAAAACTTAGCATGGCTGATTCTCTGTAAAAATCAGCAACGATTTGACGTTGCTTCACACTTTAATGACGCCATATCAACACCACAATGGACAAGTATGTTACCAAATTCAACAGATTCTCCTACGCCTCACCGTTTTAGCAAATTATACACTTCTGAGCTGTAAATCTCAAAAGACTTTTAAGATAGAACCAACATAAAAAAGCCCCGAAGGGCTTTATAAGGCACGAAACCGTGTGCCAAAAAGGTTCACACAATTTGACAAACGCTCACACTTCCTGTGCGGAAAACCAAATTTCCCAGCGTTCCTTTAGCTTCGACTCTGACCAAAGGTCAGAAAAATCGACTCATCGCATAGGCAATATTCTATCACATTAATACAAATGAAGCAAGAGTCCCAGCAAAATTGAACCAGCTCCCAAAAAACTGATAAAGCAAATCACAAATCCAAAGGTAAAATAGCTCTGTACATAGCCACTATAATAAGCTTTTCTCGTCCGCTTCCCTCCATAAAAAATCATTGATAGCACTGACAGAATCGTCAGTACGATTTGAATGATTACATTATTGATTGTCATAAAGTTCAAAATAGAACCTGCTCCTGCTACAAGCGCAAATAAAATCCCCATTTTTCCTCCTTCAAGCTTTAGACTATTCCATTATAATTTTTTATAAATCTCTCAATGTTTACTGACAAAAATCATGAAGTCAAGACTTATTCAGTGAGAGTTTCGTAAAACATTTGTTCACTTTCTCTAGTCGATATCTTCGCTGTCCGTAGAACGGCGTGCGAAGCACGTAGCGAGCATCGACAGCCTTTTTATCAGACGCTTTAGCGGCTAGATAAAACGGACAAATGTTTATCGCGTAGCCCGAAGGGCGGAGATAGCACGCACTTGTTTTGATAAATTTCTTTCTCAGCGCAAAATTTTCTCTATCTTTTTCCCTTTTGCCAGTTCGTCAACCAGCTTATCCATTTGTCGTATTTTTTTGATTAAAGGATCTTGGATTTCTTCAACGCGTACACCACAGATGACACCTTTAATCAAATCTGCCTTGGGATTAAAAGCTTTTTCTGACAGCAGCCCTTCAAAAGTTCCTGTCAGTGCTGATGGTTCTTCAAATCCTGTCAGCCAAGACAAAACTTCATCTAGCTCGGCAACCGTGCGCCCTTTCCGCTCTATTTTTGCAACATAAAGCGGATAAACCGCTTCCCATTTCATCTTATAAATACGCTCCAAATTTCCCACCATTTTCATCTCCTCAGTTTCAAACAAAATTTATCAAAGCACAATGACAGCAGCCTGTCAGCATACTGACAGAAATTTTCAAGGTAAAATTCAACCAAAAAACGCTGACAGAAATCCGTCAGCGCTCCTATTCAAGGGTCAGTCCAAAGTATTGTAAACTGCCACAACATTTTCAGCAGTAAAGCCGTACTCTGGCAATACTTTTGTTGCAGGTGCGGAAGCGCCCCATTTATCAATCGTTACAGTTGCGCCATCAAGCCCAACATATTTACCCCAGCCGTAGCTTGTGCCCGCTTCAACAGCAAGACGACGACGAACAGCTTTAGGCAAGATTTCTTCTTGATATTCAGCAGATTGTTCATCAAAAATATTCATTGATGGCATAGAAACCACGCGCACACCGCTACCTAGCGTCTTCTTCGCCTCAAGCGCTAAAGCAACTTCAGAGCCAGTAGCAATGATAACTCCTGAAAGTTCACCTTCTTCTTTCGCAAGAATGTAAGCACCACGGCTCAAACCTTCTTCAGCCAGTTCAGCCGTTCCAGGAAGAATAGGCAAGTTCTGACGTGTCAAGACCAAAGCTGTTGGACGATGTTGGCTAGAAGCCGCATGACGCCAAGCAGCCACCACTTCATTACCATCTGCTGGACGAATCACATCTAAGTTAGGCATTGAGCGTACAGAAGCCAGTTGTTCAACAGGTTCGTGAGTTGGACCGTCCTCACCCACAGCAATCGAATCATGTGTCCAAACATAAGTCACGGGCAGACTTTGCAAAGCCGCCATCCGAACCGCTGGAAGCATATAGTTTGAAAAGACGAAGAAAGTCCCACCATACACACGCGTTCCACCATGCAAAGCAATCCCATTCATCACTGCGCCCATCGCAAATTCACGAACACCAAACCAAATGTTACGTCCTGCATAATTTGACGGCATAAAGTCTGATTCTGCCTTTGCCATTGTGTTATTTGACGCTGAAAGGTCAGCAGAGCCACCCCAAAAATTAGGCAGTTGAGCAGACAATTCTTGAATCGCTTCTTGTGAAGTCACACGTGACGCCTTGCTGCTTCCTTCTTCGTGTTTTGTGAGTTCCAAGTCAGGCGTTTCATTCGCAAAAGCTTTCGCGTATTGTTCTGCAAGTTCTGGATATTTCTCAGCATAATCATCAAACATCGCACGCCAGACTTGTTCCATGGCTTCGCCACGTGCCACTGTTGTTTCCAAGAAACGTTTTGAAACTTCGGCAGGAACTGTAAATTCTGGATAATCCCAGCCATAAGCTGCTTTCGCAAATTTTACACCCTCAGCTCCCAAAGGCGCACCATGAACGGCTGAAGTTCCTTGCTTTTCAGCACCAAAACCAATCACAGTTTTCACTTCAATAATCGTTGGCTTAGATTTTTCGCTCTTTGCCACCTCAACTGCCGCAGCAATTTCTTCTAAATCATTGCCATCTTTTACCAAAAGATGTTGCCAACCATAAGATTCAAAACGTTTTTGAACATCATCAATAAATGACATTGATAAATCACCATCAAGTGAAATATTATTTGAATCATAAAAGAGAATGAGCTTGCCTAATTTCAACTTACCAGCAAGTGAAGCCGCTTCTTGCGAAACACCTTCCATCAAATCGCCATCGCCATTCAACGCATAAGTATAATGATCCACAACATCAAAGTTAGGACGATTATATTGCGCAGCCAAATGAGCCTCAGCCATTGCCATACCGACAGCATTCGCAATCCCTTGACCGAGTGGACCAGTCGTTGCTTCAACACCATCAGTATGATTAACTTCTGGATGTCCCGGTGTTTTAGACTGCCATTGACGGAAATTTTTCAAATCATCAATCGTCACATTGTATCCAGCCAAGTGCAACAAACTGTAGAGCATTGCAGAGCCGTGACCAGCAGAGAGGACGAAACGGTCACGATTAGACCATTTACGACTCGTCTTAGGATTCACATTCAAGAACTTACTCCAAAGGACATATGCCATTGGCGCAGAGCCCATCGGAAGACCTGGGTGACCAGAGTTTGCCTTTTGAACGGCATCTATTGACAAAGTCCGAATCGTGTTCACAGCCAATTGATCAGTGTAATCAAACATA contains:
- a CDS encoding DUF2200 family protein encodes the protein MVGNLERIYKMKWEAVYPLYVAKIERKGRTVAELDEVLSWLTGFEEPSALTGTFEGLLSEKAFNPKADLIKGVICGVRVEEIQDPLIKKIRQMDKLVDELAKGKKIEKILR
- the tkt gene encoding transketolase, with the protein product MFDYTDQLAVNTIRTLSIDAVQKANSGHPGLPMGSAPMAYVLWSKFLNVNPKTSRKWSNRDRFVLSAGHGSAMLYSLLHLAGYNVTIDDLKNFRQWQSKTPGHPEVNHTDGVEATTGPLGQGIANAVGMAMAEAHLAAQYNRPNFDVVDHYTYALNGDGDLMEGVSQEAASLAGKLKLGKLILFYDSNNISLDGDLSMSFIDDVQKRFESYGWQHLLVKDGNDLEEIAAAVEVAKSEKSKPTIIEVKTVIGFGAEKQGTSAVHGAPLGAEGVKFAKAAYGWDYPEFTVPAEVSKRFLETTVARGEAMEQVWRAMFDDYAEKYPELAEQYAKAFANETPDLELTKHEEGSSKASRVTSQEAIQELSAQLPNFWGGSADLSASNNTMAKAESDFMPSNYAGRNIWFGVREFAMGAVMNGIALHGGTRVYGGTFFVFSNYMLPAVRMAALQSLPVTYVWTHDSIAVGEDGPTHEPVEQLASVRSMPNLDVIRPADGNEVVAAWRHAASSQHRPTALVLTRQNLPILPGTAELAEEGLSRGAYILAKEEGELSGVIIATGSEVALALEAKKTLGSGVRVVSMPSMNIFDEQSAEYQEEILPKAVRRRLAVEAGTSYGWGKYVGLDGATVTIDKWGASAPATKVLPEYGFTAENVVAVYNTLD
- a CDS encoding alpha/beta hydrolase, yielding MIMLWILLIILLLFLLFSLITFFVVEHKSRRVIASLKPDHHLYQDSEKFLASDLEEWSIRTQDGLKLYAWYLPAEVKTEKTVIVADGYHSIRARFAAYGWLFHQLGYNVLIPAYRASAEAAGHFIGFGWLDRDDYLRWMNQLIEQDSSVKVAMFGVSMGAASAMMVSGESLPEQVKCFIADCGYDNLWNEIAFKAKHDFHLPAFPLVHLLSFWSKIFASYDYKEASAVKQLEKNTRPFLFIHGEKDVFVPTEMVHRNFAATSAQKELLLIENAGHAIAYETAPEIYREKVKDFLKKYL